From one Acetonema longum DSM 6540 genomic stretch:
- a CDS encoding TyrR/PhhR family helix-turn-helix DNA-binding protein translates to MRLCMSYTDRLGLLRDIAQVMVIWECNIVSVKVDATDTGVIYLECQLASKEQKPQVIQALQQVDGICRVNEVPSIPSQQRAEQLAALVAAREETAATNEIPAYQTLEERLGEVERDILQAAMRKFRSSRQLGAALGLSHTAVLKKLKKYGLRSGGC, encoded by the coding sequence ATGCGTTTATGCATGTCTTATACAGATAGGCTGGGGTTGCTGCGGGATATTGCGCAAGTAATGGTAATTTGGGAATGTAATATCGTATCTGTTAAAGTAGATGCGACAGATACGGGCGTCATCTATCTGGAATGTCAGCTTGCTTCTAAGGAGCAAAAACCGCAGGTTATCCAGGCATTGCAGCAGGTAGACGGGATCTGCCGCGTGAATGAAGTCCCTTCTATACCTTCGCAACAACGGGCCGAACAACTGGCGGCGTTAGTTGCCGCCCGGGAAGAAACGGCGGCGACAAATGAAATCCCCGCCTATCAGACGCTGGAAGAGCGGTTAGGCGAGGTAGAACGCGATATATTACAGGCGGCCATGCGAAAATTTCGTTCTTCCCGGCAGCTGGGTGCGGCGCTGGGTCTATCCCATACCGCAGTGTTAAAAAAA
- a CDS encoding rod shape-determining protein, producing the protein MLGFSRALSGDLGIDLGTTNTLVYSKEQGIVLQEPSVVAVLQPSGEVLAIGAEARAMLGRTPRNIAALRPLKNGVIDDLTITQQMLQYFIRKVVSSRFYKKPRVVIGVPLLNTDVEQRALVSAATQAGAQEVYLIEEPMASAIGAGLPIGEPTGSIVVDIGGGTTDVAVISLGGIVRSKAIRIGGAEMDKAISQYIRRTHGLMIGERTAEAIKIEIGSTSAIPGGEAQLEVRGRSLLSGLPKALVLSEQEVRLALTEPLAAIVDVVKNTLEGTPPELVADIIEHGMVLTGGGALLRGLDALLARETGIRVSVAAEPLTCVMQGIGKVLDNLAVMRPVTHSLGH; encoded by the coding sequence ATGCTTGGCTTTTCTCGGGCATTGAGCGGCGACTTGGGAATTGATTTGGGGACTACTAATACGCTGGTCTATAGTAAAGAGCAGGGTATTGTTTTGCAGGAGCCTTCGGTGGTTGCGGTGCTCCAGCCCAGCGGTGAGGTGCTGGCAATAGGAGCAGAAGCCAGGGCAATGCTGGGACGGACTCCGAGGAATATTGCGGCGCTTCGGCCGCTAAAAAACGGGGTTATTGATGATCTTACCATCACGCAGCAAATGTTGCAGTATTTTATCCGCAAAGTTGTTTCATCCCGTTTTTATAAGAAACCGCGAGTTGTCATCGGAGTTCCTTTACTCAACACGGACGTGGAGCAGAGGGCCTTGGTATCAGCAGCGACACAGGCCGGAGCCCAGGAAGTATATTTGATTGAAGAGCCTATGGCATCGGCCATAGGCGCCGGCTTGCCTATAGGGGAGCCTACCGGCAGCATCGTGGTGGATATCGGCGGCGGCACAACCGATGTAGCGGTTATTTCGCTGGGCGGCATCGTCAGAAGCAAGGCCATCCGCATTGGCGGCGCTGAAATGGACAAAGCCATCAGCCAGTATATAAGAAGGACCCACGGTTTGATGATCGGTGAACGGACGGCGGAGGCGATTAAGATTGAAATCGGTTCTACCAGTGCGATACCGGGAGGGGAAGCACAGCTGGAGGTTCGCGGACGCAGTCTGCTGAGCGGGCTGCCGAAGGCACTGGTCCTGTCGGAACAGGAGGTGCGTCTGGCTCTGACTGAACCGTTGGCCGCTATTGTTGACGTGGTAAAAAACACGCTGGAAGGCACACCGCCTGAATTGGTGGCAGATATCATCGAGCACGGCATGGTTCTGACCGGCGGCGGCGCTTTGCTGCGGGGATTGGATGCGCTGCTGGCGAGAGAAACCGGCATCAGGGTATCTGTGGCGGCTGAGCCTCTTACTTGTGTGATGCAGGGCATTGGTAAGGTATTGGACAATCTTGCTGTCATGCGTCCGGTTACGCATTCCCTGGGGCATTAG
- a CDS encoding mechanosensitive ion channel family protein: MKQQWLTGLLICFLCVACFSFTMMPAQAQTLDMGSGAPVTIDGKDLFMIKARVGVLLPEERARIIQERLLQVARDSAIDIAQVTIHSSGSDAASLEIVAGQTVIMTVTEGDAQADEVTLAVAAEQRQSAIQAAIRDYRDMRVTRYLLLQAGKAVLLTGLVVWLWLLLRKADDYLRTLLQPAGAARVYVKKIPGRKWIPLEQIYNLFHYSLWAFVWGLKLVVLYFYLSIVLSFFPWTRAYSKQLLTYIMVVLESVSHAVWDYLPKGIAIILIVVISRFLLRLVSFFFTALREGKLKIAGFYPEWASPTYKIVRFLILTIAVISIFPYLPGSHSLAFQGVSVLLGVLLSLGSSSAVANVVAGIALTYTRSFNIGDRVKIGEHIGDIIEKSLLATRIRTVKNEEITIPNASILNSPVVNYSSASKETALILYASVTVNYDVPWQKVHPPLIEAALATPGILQEPRPFVLQRQFNNTTVSYEINAYTQEPHRMVDIYSDLHRHIIEFMQTAGVDIASPQYIAFHHGSASDKEAVKGKTDNH; encoded by the coding sequence ATGAAGCAACAATGGCTGACGGGCTTGCTTATATGTTTTTTATGTGTGGCTTGTTTTTCTTTCACAATGATGCCGGCTCAAGCGCAAACACTCGATATGGGGTCAGGCGCGCCGGTTACTATTGACGGTAAGGATCTTTTTATGATTAAGGCCCGTGTCGGAGTTCTGCTGCCGGAAGAACGGGCGCGTATTATACAGGAAAGGCTGCTGCAGGTTGCAAGGGACAGCGCGATTGATATTGCGCAAGTTACAATCCATAGCAGCGGATCTGACGCAGCCAGTCTGGAAATTGTGGCCGGTCAGACAGTGATCATGACGGTGACCGAAGGGGATGCGCAAGCGGATGAGGTGACGCTGGCTGTGGCGGCGGAACAACGGCAATCGGCTATTCAGGCAGCGATCCGCGACTATCGTGACATGCGGGTGACACGGTATTTGCTGCTGCAAGCAGGAAAGGCAGTGCTTTTGACCGGACTGGTGGTGTGGCTGTGGCTGCTGCTGCGCAAAGCGGATGATTATTTACGGACACTGCTGCAACCGGCAGGAGCTGCGCGGGTATATGTGAAGAAAATTCCCGGTCGAAAATGGATACCCCTGGAACAGATATACAATTTGTTCCACTATAGCCTCTGGGCTTTTGTCTGGGGTCTAAAGCTGGTTGTTTTATATTTTTATCTTTCGATTGTGTTGAGTTTTTTCCCTTGGACCAGGGCATATTCCAAACAACTTCTCACCTATATCATGGTTGTTTTGGAATCGGTTAGTCATGCGGTGTGGGATTATCTGCCCAAAGGCATCGCTATCATTTTAATTGTGGTAATCAGCCGCTTTTTGTTGCGTCTGGTCAGCTTTTTCTTTACTGCTCTCAGAGAGGGGAAGCTGAAAATTGCCGGTTTTTACCCTGAGTGGGCCAGCCCAACCTACAAGATTGTCCGGTTTTTAATTCTGACAATCGCCGTAATCAGTATCTTTCCGTATCTTCCTGGTTCCCATTCACTGGCATTCCAGGGCGTTTCGGTCCTGTTAGGCGTGCTGCTGTCTCTGGGCTCCAGTTCGGCGGTGGCTAATGTGGTTGCCGGTATTGCTCTTACCTACACCCGTTCGTTTAATATCGGCGATCGGGTAAAAATTGGCGAACACATCGGGGATATCATTGAAAAATCCTTGTTGGCCACCCGGATACGAACGGTTAAAAATGAGGAGATTACCATTCCGAATGCAAGCATTTTAAACAGTCCGGTTGTGAACTACAGCTCTGCTTCCAAAGAAACGGCATTGATTCTGTACGCCAGCGTGACGGTCAATTACGATGTTCCCTGGCAGAAGGTCCATCCCCCGCTGATTGAAGCGGCATTAGCCACTCCCGGAATATTGCAAGAGCCTCGTCCGTTTGTCTTGCAGCGCCAGTTCAACAATACGACGGTGAGCTATGAAATCAATGCATATACCCAGGAGCCCCATCGCATGGTTGACATTTATTCCGACTTGCACCGGCATATTATTGAGTTCATGCAAACAGCAGGTGTTGATATAGCGTCGCCGCAGTATATTGCTTTTCATCATGGAAGTGCATCGGATAAAGAAGCGGTTAAGGGCAAAACAGATAATCATTAA